The sequence AAGCTACTAGCCTGAAATAGTAACGGTTGAAGAAACGGGAGGGGTGAAGTGTGAAGAAACGGGAGAAAAATGGTGGGGCGCGACGCAACGCCGGCAACGGTCGCTGCACGTCGACCGGGAAAGAAAACCAATCCAGATCCAGAGCCGCTGATGGGCGGGGTCCACGATATCGGGCCTACCGTGCGGGCCGGCGTGTTGGCTCGCTTTACTCGCGGGAAGGGTGGGAGGCGATGCGAAAGCAAATTCTACCTGAGGTTGTTGAAAGATTTTACGAGGCTCTGATTTAATCATATATtattatagaaaaaatttataaaatctgATCGGATAGAATTTGCTTCCCAATCCGGCTCATTACGTACGCACGGCGTGAACCCCCAGGCTCACGTGGCCCCCTGCGATTTGCGTGGGTGGACACGTCGCGGGCGTGGAGGTTGTTGGGATGGTGGCGTGGCCCCGCGGGAAGCGGAGCGGAGAGGAGCTCTGGTGCGTCAGTGAGGTGGACGCTGCTGTCTGTTACATTGCTTCCGGACAGAAAAGGGTGTGTGAGATTTCACGGCGGCGGTGCAATCCGCCGTGTTCCAGCTCCATTTTTGGGTGTCTAGGTTTCATGTCCATATCCATCCAGCCCTATGCGCAACTGTGCAAGCGATCTTTGCCGGTGAAAATGACATATCACCATCTATCACGTCGCCGCACTAACACCAAGCTTTTTGTGACAGTTGAGAGGCCAATTCTTCCGAAACACTACTGCTGCTTAATCATACAAACAACTGTGCAAACTGGGCGTTTGTGTCATTCTTGTTTCTATCGATGTGCTGTTGGGCATTGCAAATTTGCGCTACCAAATGTGGTCACCTAGGCACTTCCAagccttttatttatttattttaactaGTAAGATGACATACACTAATTGAATTGTTAGGTttactgtaatattttatcatgataatctttagttaaatattaacatttttagttttttacgaGGTTAATATCGTATGGTTACAAAAcgcataaaattaaaaaaagaaataaaaattatattattgaaaaaaattatttatgctctaaaCTTGTACCCTAatcgtgtatatatatatatatatattgattaaCTGTCAAAATCATACGTCAGGTGCATGTTGCctaaccaaaatcagaatatatttttcttgccTACGTATTGTGTCTTGCCTGTTGCCTGCTTAATGTGACGACTTTGAGTTATAcgatgcttcttaatctattatctcagtaagaaatttgaatttcttcattatttttattatgaattttagctattgatcaATTACattgactctttatttagatatttgattttttttataagaccATATTTGGTATGTatccttatttttctattataaacgtaatttcatttattatttattttattttatttagactttttatttagatattttgcgtCCCAAACCATATAGAAGTTGAACcactaattttctataattttaattctaaatttatgtatttattaatcgtatttgatatggacttttTGTTtcgaatttaactatttattaatcgtatgtGATATGAGCTCTTTGATTTAATGTAGACCAGTAGATATTCATAATAATGAgtggtctagatttttttttaataatgtggTAATTTCTTGATTTTAAGAGTAAATGGTGtgacttctttttctcctccaatataatataatagataaatgTGAAGAGATCTAGGTACAAGGTGGTGCATATATAAGATGATATGAGATATGATGTCATGTATATGTTTGGTTGGATAAATAGTAACAACTCGTCTAGGATATGGTGATACAGATTCTAGTAATATTCTATCAATATGATAAACTATCCCATACTGGAAAATTGACTGAACGACCACGTAGAGGTTCTGTCAGCTCCTGTAATTACATGTACTTAGTGATGATTAGTGAGAATTAAGAATAATTAGTTATGTATGGGttacaattagatgttattaGTCATAATTAAGTATTATTGTGGGTAATTAGCGATAAATAATGATATGCTAAGTTATAATTAGTTGTAATTAGTAAATATTAGTACTAATTAGAATAATTTATTGATAGTGATCATCTTTTTAGCAACTAAACACATTTATATGTGTATCTTATACATTTAACTAAATACTCTCATGCATTATTTCATATATCGAACTCAACATGCTACTTGTACCATTTCATCCAGGATCATCTCGTCCACCCAGGATGATAATATTCCATTCAACTTcgtacaaccaaccaaatactATTCTACTTTCACTTAAAACTGAGGTGGGCAACAAAGTAATGAGGTGGGCAACCAAGTTAAAGCTTCAAAGACATAGGGGTGATTGATTGCCCGTATAAATGCATCCTAGCTCGGGTAGCTACTCTCTAACACCTAAGGAGAAAAAGATATTGTGCAAATATTTACGTGGGTGAGAGTTCCGATTGGTTACTCATATAACATCAAaaaactagtctcgatgaaagatttaaaGCTAATCGGTATGAAATCTCACGATtgttatgtgatgatgacacagatgctccttattgcaatcaggggtatcaagccaggatacataaatATGGTCATCACAAGGTTGTATCACTTCTGTAACataattgctcagaaggtgatcgatgctgaaaaattggatgctctacatagttacttagtagagactctgtgccaacttgagatgtgcttccctccatttttttttatatcatggtacACATTTtagttcacatcgtgaatgagataatttcATTGAGCCATGTATGCTTACATCAGATATATTGAATGTACTTGATGTTGTCTAGAGTGGGGGTGATTAGGTATTTCTGAAATTGaaaactcagcagcggattaaAATAGAGTCTGGATACTCTGGTcaagttcggatactccggtgcacggagtatccggtcttatCCGGATTATCCGACCTATACAGGATTGCAAAATCgaaatgaatctaagcaagtctaCTAGAGTCTAAgtgttaccacaggttctaatAGATGTATGATGACCTTATCAACAACACCCTACAGTAGAACACTCACAAACAATAGGATTTGGGAAAATCCCCAAAATAACAAGAATAGGTAAAACTTGCTAGAAAGTAAAGTAGACAAAGGAtttatcccgaagttcggccacctcactaagaggtgcctacgtctccgttgaggagctcacaaagagccgggtctctttcaatcctatcctctcctagcgactacaaagatcaagctaggtgtTCTTACTCAAGTCAACGTGTGATTACAAACtttccgtggcactccacaatccttgggtgctctacggacAACACATTGTAGTCTAGGAGCACGAAGCTCCAAAAGAAAAGGATCACAAATGAAAGCTTGACaatgaactcaatgctcaaagattggatCTTGGTTCACCAACTCAAATTTCTCTtccaaaccctaactctcaaatcttgcaacAATTTAAGCACTAGAGAGGTTTAGAGGGCCTCTTAAATGCTTTGGGAGGCTTTGTTAAGAAGTAgctcagcaacaacaacaagcattcaatgcaaagaggtgagggagtatttatagctatccctcaaaaactagccgttactgttctggttgacttaacccagagtatccggtgtacaccggagactctgggtggCATTTCAAAACGGAGCAcagaacagtgtcagaactagtcgttacagttctgttgaactaacccggagtatctggtgtacACTGTAGACTTCAGATGGCACTTAAACACCACACAGAACAGACCCGGAGACTTGCTGGAGTCTCTGACCTCTCTAGATACCGGGGTATCCGGTGAACCCTGGAGACTTCgacatttttaaaaatatttcaaaccgagactctctggcggagtctcactcggagactccggccaaaaacatCAGGTactagagtatccggtgaataccgaagactccggacagtttaaaaataaatcgaaactgagactctctggcggagtctcactcggagactctggtcaGAAACactaggtaccggagtatccggtgtataccagatactccggactcagaaCACTTTAGCCTATTTCCCGGTGTCCATGGGTGTGTTTCTCAACTTTTGGTTCTAAGAGgtcactttgagcactgagacaccatcaaaactatcaattgcATCTCTCTTGATAGTGCGGCTTTCcgaaactcaatttcaaaaataaaataaaataaaattatattgagtactacaaaccgcctctcttttctttttaagggACGTCAACGTCATATAACTTCACCAATGGAACTAAAAgctgttcatagcttcaataaactcattagttccttaatcgttttattATCAATTAGCCAAAAACCACTtatggggcttaggtgcacttTTATATATGCGTTTGaacggtacatgggcattctcaagggctatgtacggaattaTGCTCACTCAGAGGGTtacatgatcgagggctacattACCGAGGAAGTTGTTGAGtattgcatcgattacataaaataTGCTAAACCAATtgatgtaagaatatgctttaatttaggataagctttaatttgtatcgaggtcatgttatgtaacttagtttcTAATGTGATTTCCATGTTATGTAATTAATTGCAATTGTGATTATTGATTTtcaaaagtgacaaaaaatgaCAATGATTGATCTGTCAAAaacattttatttaaaataattttcacaggcggttgtcttAGCAAACCACGTGTATAAATGAAGTTCTATATAATGTGCGACCTTTTGAAACCCTAGCCCATTAGACATTCCAAGACCGCATCGTCAGGCTACCCAAAACCGCCGCTGAGCCTTGACGCCGCTATCCCCCCGATGTCGCCATTCTCATCCCCGAGGAGGAGGGGCcacccgcgccgccgccacccccgATGAGGAACTACTCGTGCTGCCAccaccctcgaggaggagccaCCTATGCCATCATCCCCGTCACGCCGCCCCGGAGTCCAAGGAGGAGGTTGTAGTGGTGCTCTAGGGCGTGTCCTCCACCGCGTTCTCTACATACTCATCTAGGTatgcctcctcctcttctccaatGGTGGTCATGCCACGGTGCTAGGATTTGGGTTTATGGCTATGTTCTTGACTTATTTGAAGCTTAAGGATGATGATTCTAACTTAAGAGCTTATGGCTTGGCTATGTGGCCGCTTAATTGGTCATGGTGGTTTCGTTGATGGCTGTGTGGTGATGAATTAGCCATGCTTATTTCTAAATCGTGGGATATGCAAAATGATCTATGTTGTGTGGTAGGAGTAGGCTACTTCCCTAAGCTTAGTTGGACATAGGTTGCTAGTAAAAAGTATTGTGCAATTGTTTAGTTAAAGCTCACTAAACTTGCGTGATGAAGTGTTTGTGCTTCTCTACTCAAAACCGGGAACAACTGGTGGTTTGTGGTGCGCTAGTGGATGGCTATGCAATTCAGCTGGTAGCATAAGTATGGTTAAGGCTTACGCTTCCAATTAACTAGTTAATTGGCATGCTAGGATTTGGGTTTATGGCTCTCATAAATTAAGTACACATTGTTTATAAAAATGGTTGTCTAGTTGTAGCAATCAATTGTCTTTAGTATAGAGAATGAGATCACACAATATCTAAAGTGTTAGTGTTGTGCTTGTGCTATCTTATCCTTAACGTGTCCAGAACAATTTTACACACACTAAAAAATATGTTATGCATATTTTGTGACGTTGATATGCGTAGAAGATATTCCTTTATTGAGTTTTATTAATCTGTTAAGAACAGATGTTGTTCTGCTCTGTTTGAGATTCTATTATATATTGAGTTTATGCTTATGATACTGATGAGAACAGATTTATATGCTTTGTCTTAGTTTGTTTTCTCTTACTGAATGGATATGAACAGAATACTCCACTTAAGCTATGCCTTTGCTAGAGATGGTATGAAACTAATACGAACAAAGTATACTTAATCTTGGATATTTGGGTTTCTCTATGATGTTTAGCTAAGATTTAGAGCAAGATTTTTTATTGCTTGTGTGTGTTTTACCCCATATTTTGATTTAAGAGAGTTGAATTTTGGCAGCACTTTCCCCTTTTCCCAGAGATGCAATGCTTATTGGCATTTGCTGTTCACTTTACCAAGTGGACTTGTGACTTAAGTAATAATTTTGATGGCTTAAAATCTTTTTAAGAAAAGGGTCATATAATATTAGAGTTTCTCAATATTATTCAAGAGAATAATTGAAAAGAGTAATTGACATGACATTGAGGCTAATACCAGATTGCTGTCGTCTGAGCTAATATCTTCAAACGgaaagtttaaaacacataccttaattccttttctttcctctaaaataatattgttcATTTTAATTTGATCTTTATTGTATCTTGCTTCACAATGACATATTAGAACGAGAAATTTCATTGATAAATCATAAATcgtttatgaattgataattacttattagCATTCGAATATGgtctacaagtggtacgtaatgaaagATAGGATACACTTTTCGATAATAACACACCTCTCATATTTGTATCTCACTGCATATGATGTAGattcttattgaactaacggaTGGGTTACGTTTTTTTAAAAGTGTTACAAGCAAAGTTTCgacaccgttctttgtggatactatattTGCCAGTTTCTTtgggtaaacgggaggtacacaatgaACCTCGAGGACATAAGTTATTATTACGCtcgcacattcttatttggttttgttttcGTTGTCAATAGTGTTTTAGCTCTTTTagttatgtttttattttaggcACGGATGATCAAATGTACCCACACCTCCCTCAAAGACGAAGATAttcaaaacgtccaacgtgataTGTGCTGGTTTATCATGCATGAAGTCATTCACAAGAGTGATATGTTCTTTGACCTTggaggtgaattggctagccgtatgaggctttgtgagtgggaaatgaaagaatacttgtgttgaatatttggtTTGTGATGTAAATTAACTTGGgatgtaaaaatattatacttgtaaatattattgtatttatgtTATATTGGActttgtgttgattcaaatgctgttgAAATCTGAAGAGAATAAATTATAtgttctttattattttttgaatgaaatacatatCACATACGGGTTCTTATGTTGTTCGCCTATGGAGCTATTTTCACAGGtgattcatataaggaaccgtctgtagaaatagGTTTCCGTATACGGTTACTTAAGATAACCGCATATGGAaagctattttcacaggcggcaCCTCCTTCGtcgcctcctctccctccgtCGCGGCGTCCCGCTCCTTGAGGCAGTCGCTTTCTTCCACCACCTCGTCCCCTCCCTTCCCGCCGACTCCCTCCCCGATCTCTATGCCACTATGATAGACATGCTCTCGAAGCACAACCATTTCCCGCTCGCACGCCATCTGCTCATCctgttcacttaaggaaccgtaCGTGGAAATAGATTTTCAGAGACGGTCTATTTTGCGCAtgtgaaaattatttatttttatagttATTTGATCACGGACGGTTACTCTAAACGCATGTGAAAACTAGCTCCGAACCATCTCCGAAAATAGTTTGTATAGTAGTGATAATGGGTGATCAACATCTATTGAAAGTTAAACTAGGTTAGCTTTTCTAAAAAATGTTAAATTACCAGACCCCTAATTAGGCCTCGATTCCAGCTAGAATTGAACGGTTTCATGTAAATTTGCACAAAATTCTTGTGAAATTTCTGCATACCGAACATACCGTCAATGTCAGGAATCCTCTCCCATGAATTTCGGAGAGCCGACCTCCAAGCGAGTTATGGATGCCATACATGAAAGATCAAAATTGGATCATATGTGAAATGGAAAGGAAATTGCCAACCCAAACagattgtttttttcttcttctctactTCATTCTGAAAGACGAGCACCGCATTTACAAAATCAACTGAACTTGTATGATCATCACAAAGGCGTGTACAAGGGGTGTACAAACTAAAGAATATAGGCATTGGCGCACAGAGATGAACATGCATGCAGGATCGCATGCAGCTTTGCTTATCTAGGGAAGTTGAAGCGGAGTGGGAGGAGCCATGGGGCGCCGCCTCCACAGGTTCGCCTCCTTCCTCGGCTCCGACGCCACTACGCCCCCGCCGAGCACCAGCGGTGCCCAGTGCGCCACGaacccgtcctcctcctcctcctcctcatcgtcctGATCACGACCACTCCTGATGTCCGCCTCCCGCCAGTCGAAGTCCTGAAACGCCGCGCGCCCGCTCGTGAACCGCTTCATCTGACCGAGCCCCGCCGGCGCCGGGGCGGCCGCCACGCCGTTACTCCCCTTCCCGTGACTGGAACGTACATCTCTCGACTTGGACCGCGACCTGCTGCGCTGGAAGAACACGCGCTTCACGAGCGAGCCCATCGGCCTGCATCGCCcctccgtcgtcgtcgtcggcctCGGAGGCAGCGGGCAGGCACCGCCGTTCTTGCCGCACGGGTTGACCTTCTTCTTGGTCTTCGAGTTGCTCCTCTTGATCTTCCCGATGCAGGACACCTTGGGCGACGACGGCTCGGGCGTACGGTAGCCCGACTGCTTCCTCTTActgccggcgccgccgcgcgccTCCGGCGGGACGATGGAGACGATGGGCCCCGAGAAGGCGTTGCGGTGGTTGAAGGAGGACCTGCCGTTGCCACGGGacgggaaggaggaggaggacgcgacGGTGGAACTGAGGAAGGAGGCCAGCCCGCCGCCGGTGAAGCTCCTGGACCTCCCGTGCttcttctgcttctgcttctccATGGATCAACACGCACGTGCTCGTGCTCTAGCGAGCTTCCCGCCTGATGAACTTGGACTCGATCGCCTTTCGCGTGTCAATCAATCTCAGCTTGATCCAGGCAGGGGCGGCCCAGTCTGAAAATTGAGGGGGAGCATAATAGCAATTGGACTTTTACAACTTTATATCTTTTGTGTGCTATCGACACTGACATTTCCTCTTTCACACGAACCAATGTGTTCTCATGATACGATCATCCACATCAGCTTTCTCCGTACGTGTCACACCAAGCTgcaatttctattttttaaataccaATACAATCAGTAAATACACACGCACATACTCACACCACCACACTCACAGTGTCTATTTAGAGATACGAAGTTTGAAAATTGACAAAATCATCATAGATATCTCGCTATTGAGAGATAGCTCACCTACcattaaaagaaaattttattataaaaaaattccatcttaaaaagacaaaaaaaaagcaaatctGGTATTTGATCCTTAATGAGTAAAATTACCATCATTTTCACTGACCATCGAAGGCAAAGCTTGGTTTCGGCCCCGCCCCGATCCAACCCTGTGTGACTGAGCCCAATAGTTCACGGGCTGAGATTAGAAAGCCCGATACCTCTTCATGGCATTAATGGGCCTCAATAGCTCCAAGGCCTCAAAGCCACCAAACCAAGAC is a genomic window of Phragmites australis chromosome 17, lpPhrAust1.1, whole genome shotgun sequence containing:
- the LOC133897660 gene encoding uncharacterized protein At1g76070-like, whose protein sequence is MEKQKQKKHGRSRSFTGGGLASFLSSTVASSSSFPSRGNGRSSFNHRNAFSGPIVSIVPPEARGGAGSKRKQSGYRTPEPSSPKVSCIGKIKRSNSKTKKKVNPCGKNGGACPLPPRPTTTTEGRCRPMGSLVKRVFFQRSRSRSKSRDVRSSHGKGSNGVAAAPAPAGLGQMKRFTSGRAAFQDFDWREADIRSGRDQDDEEEEEEDGFVAHWAPLVLGGGVVASEPRKEANLWRRRPMAPPTPLQLP